One Desulfovibrio sp. Fe33 DNA segment encodes these proteins:
- a CDS encoding LptA/OstA family protein, with amino-acid sequence MLVLLLVPAGAMAQDWGNVSEATVNLNVRKEPAPGSAHVVTLTKGERVRTDFPQNGWVAVFKLEEQERDLSKAIGYANAKYFKTVQVKKAEPTPAAAPKLDSGEGEVKAPVAVTPPPAPVQVGIDPSRVPVKITSDRMTYDEAGKIISFVGNVVAIHGELTLWADKLSAYLLASGQRKFSADSIERIVAEGNVRAKKGNTEGTCGRLTYMVGPQLLKMEQNPKLQDGPNSLTGEVINFHIKDDRSEVIGGEQRVKAIFMTPGNVKVQ; translated from the coding sequence ATGCTGGTTTTGCTCCTGGTTCCGGCAGGAGCCATGGCCCAGGATTGGGGTAATGTGTCCGAAGCCACTGTCAACCTCAATGTCCGCAAGGAGCCTGCGCCGGGTTCCGCTCATGTGGTCACCCTGACCAAGGGGGAGCGGGTGAGGACCGACTTTCCGCAAAATGGATGGGTGGCCGTATTCAAGCTTGAAGAACAGGAGCGGGACCTGTCCAAAGCCATCGGGTATGCCAACGCAAAATATTTCAAGACAGTCCAGGTGAAGAAGGCTGAGCCGACGCCCGCTGCCGCTCCGAAACTCGACTCCGGCGAAGGCGAGGTCAAGGCGCCTGTTGCCGTGACTCCGCCGCCCGCGCCGGTGCAGGTGGGCATTGATCCAAGCCGTGTGCCGGTAAAGATCACGTCCGATCGCATGACCTACGACGAGGCGGGCAAGATAATTTCCTTTGTGGGCAATGTGGTCGCCATTCACGGCGAGCTTACCCTTTGGGCCGACAAGCTTTCGGCCTACCTTCTGGCGAGCGGGCAGAGAAAATTCTCGGCCGACAGCATTGAGCGTATTGTCGCCGAGGGTAATGTCCGGGCGAAGAAGGGGAATACCGAGGGGACCTGCGGAAGGCTGACGTATATGGTCGGTCCGCAGCTTCTCAAGATGGAGCAGAATCCCAAATTGCAGGACGGTCCCAATTCCCTGACGGGCGAAGTCATCAATTTCCATATCAAGGACGACCGGTCCGAGGTCATCGGTGGCGAGCAGCGCGTCAAGGCCATCTTCATGACTCCCGGCAACGTGAAGGTGCAATAG
- the lptB gene encoding LPS export ABC transporter ATP-binding protein, giving the protein MGEGLRATNLSKRYGQKEVVHGINIELHPREVVGLLGPNGAGKTTTFYMLVGIVRPNTGVVTLDGKELTDKPLHERARLGVSYLPQESSIFKKLTVRQNLEIILEQTSMTSKEQRARADELLEMFTITKLADQAAMFLSGGERRRLEIARALILDPQFILLDEPFAGIDPIAVIDIQEIISVLKSMEIGILISDHNVRETLNICDRAYLVYEGTVILEGAPTDIVKSSRARQIYLGEDFRL; this is encoded by the coding sequence ATGGGCGAAGGTCTTCGCGCAACCAACCTGTCCAAGCGGTACGGCCAGAAAGAGGTCGTGCACGGCATCAACATTGAGCTTCACCCCCGGGAAGTCGTCGGTCTGCTCGGGCCAAACGGCGCGGGAAAAACCACGACGTTCTACATGCTTGTAGGCATCGTGCGGCCCAACACCGGAGTTGTGACCCTTGACGGGAAGGAGCTTACGGACAAGCCTCTGCACGAACGCGCGAGGCTCGGGGTGAGCTACCTCCCGCAGGAAAGCTCGATCTTCAAGAAACTGACCGTGCGCCAGAATTTGGAGATCATCCTCGAACAGACTTCCATGACTTCCAAGGAGCAGCGGGCCAGGGCGGACGAGCTGCTTGAGATGTTCACCATCACCAAGCTGGCGGATCAGGCGGCCATGTTCCTGTCCGGCGGCGAGCGCCGCAGGCTGGAAATAGCCCGGGCGCTGATCCTCGACCCACAGTTCATTCTTCTCGATGAGCCGTTCGCAGGTATCGACCCCATTGCCGTTATCGACATTCAGGAGATTATCTCCGTGCTCAAGTCCATGGAGATCGGCATCCTCATTTCCGACCACAACGTTCGGGAAACATTGAATATCTGCGACCGGGCCTACCTCGTTTACGAGGGTACGGTCATCCTGGAAGGTGCTCCGACCGATATCGTGAAGTCCAGCCGAGCCCGCCAGATTTACCTGGGCGAAGACTTCCGGCTCTAA
- the rpoN gene encoding RNA polymerase factor sigma-54 — protein sequence MGLELRQQLKLSQQLVMTPQLQQAIKLLQLSRLELLETVQQELLENPFLDETETETEVPDKTEVLTESQAEEELVRNADWENYLGEFSSTSKQALSRDLEMPEEGVSFEARLASKPSLEGHLNWQMRLSSFTESELAIGDVILGNLDSNGYLQASMEEIAAMVQASEEEIESVLTRIQHLDPVGVGARTPQECLLVQMEVLGYDDPILVSLVQDHLEDLEKNRYKPLARKFKISMEELKDYLDLLQTLDPMPGASFSSTEPHYVSPDVFVYKYGDDFVIILNEDGMPRLQMNTFYMDSMKGAADKEKEYFQEKMRSAAWLMKSLYQRQRTLYKVVESIVGFQRAFFEEGVTKLKPLILKEVAEDIEMHESTVSRITTSKYVSTPHGIFELKFFFNSALDLNDGSQVGSESVKALIKQMISEEDTKKPLSDERIGEILQEKLEVNIARRTVAKYRSAMGIPSSSKRKQYF from the coding sequence ATGGGATTGGAACTTCGACAACAGCTCAAGCTCTCGCAGCAACTGGTCATGACGCCTCAGTTGCAGCAGGCCATCAAGCTGCTGCAGCTCTCCCGTCTTGAACTGTTGGAGACGGTGCAGCAGGAATTGTTGGAGAATCCTTTCCTGGATGAAACGGAAACGGAAACCGAGGTGCCCGACAAGACCGAGGTCCTGACCGAGTCCCAGGCGGAAGAGGAGTTGGTTCGGAACGCGGATTGGGAGAACTATCTCGGCGAATTTTCCTCCACTTCCAAGCAGGCGTTGTCACGCGACCTGGAAATGCCGGAAGAGGGTGTTTCCTTCGAGGCGCGGCTCGCTTCCAAGCCTTCCCTGGAAGGCCATCTCAATTGGCAGATGCGTCTTTCCAGCTTCACGGAAAGCGAGTTGGCGATTGGTGACGTCATTCTGGGCAATCTCGATTCCAACGGCTACCTTCAGGCTTCCATGGAAGAGATAGCCGCCATGGTTCAGGCTTCCGAAGAGGAAATCGAGAGCGTTCTCACCCGCATCCAGCATCTCGACCCGGTGGGAGTGGGGGCGCGCACTCCTCAGGAGTGTCTTCTGGTCCAGATGGAAGTCCTGGGCTATGACGATCCGATTCTTGTCTCCCTGGTGCAGGACCACTTGGAAGACCTGGAAAAGAACCGCTATAAGCCTCTCGCCCGCAAGTTCAAGATTTCCATGGAGGAGCTCAAGGATTATTTGGATTTGCTCCAGACCCTTGACCCCATGCCGGGCGCCAGCTTTTCCAGCACCGAGCCGCATTACGTAAGCCCTGATGTCTTCGTCTACAAATACGGTGACGACTTCGTCATCATCCTCAACGAGGATGGTATGCCCCGTTTGCAGATGAACACCTTCTACATGGATTCCATGAAGGGCGCTGCCGACAAGGAAAAGGAATATTTCCAGGAAAAGATGCGTTCCGCCGCATGGTTGATGAAAAGTCTGTACCAGCGGCAGCGAACCCTGTATAAAGTAGTCGAAAGCATTGTCGGATTCCAAAGAGCCTTTTTCGAGGAAGGCGTGACAAAGCTCAAACCCCTGATCCTCAAGGAGGTGGCAGAAGATATAGAGATGCACGAGTCCACCGTGAGCCGGATCACTACCAGCAAGTATGTTTCGACTCCTCACGGCATTTTCGAGTTGAAGTTCTTCTTCAATTCGGCCCTGGACCTCAATGACGGTTCCCAGGTGGGTTCGGAGAGCGTCAAGGCGCTCATCAAGCAAATGATCTCAGAAGAAGACACGAAGAAACCGCTCAGCGACGAGAGAATCGGCGAAATCCTCCAGGAAAAGCTGGAAGTGAACATCGCCCGGCGCACGGTCGCCAAATACCGCTCGGCCATGGGCATTCCTTCGTCTTCGAAACGCAAGCAGTATTTCTAG
- the hpf gene encoding ribosome hibernation-promoting factor, HPF/YfiA family, with translation MNISFTFKNFEPSDHLKGYAEKRFEKVAKYVSDAEADLQVNLLVDKFRHKADVILNSDRIHISAYEDSEDMYSTIDMVLDKLEAQLRKMREKMKNRPRQARPNKMVQMNYLSFEDGSGSAPTIVGTDAYEPKPMSVDEAAMQLDALDNEFLVFRNSETEGVNVIYKRKNGDYGLIDPGN, from the coding sequence ATGAACATCAGCTTCACTTTCAAGAATTTCGAGCCTTCCGATCACCTCAAGGGGTACGCGGAAAAGCGTTTTGAAAAGGTAGCAAAGTACGTTTCCGATGCGGAGGCAGATCTCCAGGTCAACCTGCTGGTCGATAAGTTCCGCCATAAGGCGGATGTGATCCTGAATTCGGATCGCATTCATATCTCGGCCTACGAAGACTCTGAAGACATGTACTCCACCATTGATATGGTCCTGGACAAGCTGGAAGCCCAGCTCCGCAAGATGCGGGAAAAGATGAAGAACCGCCCCAGACAGGCGCGTCCGAATAAAATGGTGCAGATGAACTACCTGTCCTTCGAGGACGGCAGCGGTTCCGCTCCCACCATCGTCGGCACCGATGCATACGAGCCCAAGCCCATGTCCGTGGACGAGGCCGCCATGCAGCTGGATGCCCTTGATAACGAGTTCCTGGTGTTTCGCAATTCGGAAACCGAAGGCGTTAACGTCATATACAAGAGAAAGAACGGCGATTACGGACTGATCGACCCCGGTAACTAA
- a CDS encoding PTS sugar transporter subunit IIA, with the protein MKLSDYLAKELILPELQSEDKSDVLHELVAPLGEQYPEMDTDQAVRVLLDRERLGSTGIGDGIAIPHGKLEDLEKVIVVVGRSRKGVEFEALDHSPCHIFFLVLAPEQVAGMHLRVLAQISRLLKDEEFRKEFLAAEDLEALWSLLKSV; encoded by the coding sequence ATGAAACTCAGTGACTACCTGGCGAAGGAGTTGATCCTTCCCGAATTGCAGTCCGAAGACAAATCGGACGTGTTGCATGAACTAGTCGCCCCCTTGGGCGAGCAATATCCAGAGATGGACACGGACCAGGCGGTCCGTGTCCTTCTCGATCGAGAAAGACTCGGCTCCACAGGCATCGGGGATGGCATCGCCATCCCGCACGGCAAGCTCGAGGACCTGGAGAAGGTTATCGTGGTCGTGGGGCGCAGCCGGAAGGGCGTGGAGTTCGAGGCGCTCGATCACAGTCCTTGCCATATCTTCTTCCTGGTGCTCGCGCCGGAACAGGTGGCGGGTATGCATCTGCGCGTCCTGGCCCAGATATCCCGCCTTCTCAAGGACGAGGAATTTCGCAAGGAGTTTCTTGCGGCCGAAGATCTCGAGGCCCTCTGGTCTCTCCTCAAAAGCGTCTAA
- the rapZ gene encoding RNase adapter RapZ, translating to MTSNNSFPVVIVTGLSGSGKSTALRVFEDLGFFCIDGLPSEMSPKLADLILKFDTKYRGLALGMDLRQFEFVDGWGQALEGFRELGITPQVLFLEAKMAELVRRYATTRRPHPLECRNLGLEQALEKEKQLLEPVRSQAALVLDTTDYSIHDLRRVIQTKWSALEDVRMGMRVHIITFGFKYGVPSEADLVFDLRFLPNPYFDKSLRPLSGMDKAVSDYVLDNPAGSGFIKRFHEFLLYILPLYADEGRYRITLALGCTGGRHRSVSVAESVLATLKEKGYTVSIEHRHMELG from the coding sequence TTGACGTCGAACAATTCATTCCCCGTGGTCATCGTTACCGGACTTTCCGGTTCCGGCAAGAGTACCGCACTTCGGGTTTTTGAGGACCTCGGGTTCTTTTGTATCGACGGACTGCCGTCCGAGATGTCGCCCAAACTCGCCGATCTCATTCTCAAATTCGACACCAAATACCGTGGCCTGGCGCTCGGCATGGACCTTCGCCAGTTCGAGTTCGTTGACGGATGGGGACAGGCGTTGGAAGGGTTCCGGGAACTCGGCATCACGCCGCAAGTCCTTTTCCTTGAGGCTAAGATGGCCGAGTTGGTTCGCCGTTACGCCACGACTCGCCGTCCGCATCCGCTCGAGTGCCGTAATCTCGGGCTGGAACAGGCCCTTGAAAAGGAAAAGCAGCTCCTTGAGCCGGTGCGTTCCCAAGCCGCCCTGGTCTTGGACACCACGGACTATTCCATCCACGATCTGCGCAGGGTCATTCAAACCAAATGGTCGGCCCTGGAAGACGTGCGTATGGGGATGCGGGTGCACATCATCACCTTCGGCTTCAAGTATGGCGTGCCGTCCGAGGCTGATTTGGTCTTTGACCTCCGTTTTCTGCCTAATCCCTATTTCGACAAGTCGCTGCGCCCATTGTCCGGCATGGACAAGGCCGTGTCCGACTATGTCCTCGATAATCCCGCCGGGAGCGGGTTTATCAAGCGGTTTCATGAATTTCTGCTTTATATCCTTCCGCTTTACGCAGACGAAGGACGCTACAGGATAACTCTGGCGCTGGGTTGCACCGGAGGCCGACACAGGTCGGTATCCGTTGCCGAGTCGGTACTGGCGACACTCAAGGAAAAAGGGTATACAGTATCGATTGAACATCGACATATGGAACTCGGTTAG
- a CDS encoding PTS sugar transporter subunit IIA: protein MVAKTEKKEGVIGVVLVTHGTFGETLLQAAEMVLGPQVNCLAVGIDVQKGVDEALEGVRKAIQSLEQGKGVLALTDLFGGSPTTMSLSLMKSENVEVITGVNLPMLVAALQGRSMQLHELAERAMVAGQQGIKVAGAMLRKKAKK from the coding sequence ATGGTTGCAAAGACTGAAAAAAAGGAAGGCGTGATCGGCGTGGTGCTGGTTACGCACGGAACTTTCGGCGAAACCCTGCTTCAGGCGGCGGAGATGGTCCTGGGTCCCCAGGTGAACTGCCTGGCCGTGGGGATCGACGTGCAGAAGGGTGTGGACGAGGCATTGGAGGGCGTAAGAAAGGCCATCCAGTCTCTTGAACAGGGGAAGGGCGTCCTGGCCCTCACCGACTTGTTCGGCGGTTCTCCCACGACCATGTCCCTGTCGCTTATGAAATCGGAAAATGTCGAGGTTATCACCGGCGTCAATCTGCCCATGCTCGTGGCGGCCCTGCAAGGGAGATCCATGCAGTTGCATGAACTGGCCGAACGGGCCATGGTCGCAGGTCAGCAGGGAATCAAGGTCGCCGGGGCGATGCTGCGTAAAAAAGCAAAGAAGTAG
- a CDS encoding PTS sugar transporter subunit IIB, which produces MTLVRIDNRLIHGQIIETWLPYTGARTVIVANDELAHDILQQEIMSLAIPQAVKSSFITVDEVPEAVTKLSSNPGEYAAIILFSNCSDARRAFDSGFGFHVLNIGNVHYSPGKRQISPSVALSDEDETCLRHLNRKGVELDFRCVPNDPIQVRF; this is translated from the coding sequence GTGACTCTCGTTCGTATCGACAACCGCTTGATTCACGGCCAGATCATCGAGACGTGGCTGCCGTACACCGGAGCCAGGACCGTCATCGTAGCCAACGATGAACTGGCCCACGACATTTTGCAGCAAGAGATCATGTCTCTGGCCATTCCCCAGGCGGTGAAGAGCTCCTTCATCACCGTGGACGAAGTGCCTGAAGCCGTTACCAAGCTGAGTTCCAATCCCGGCGAATACGCCGCAATCATACTTTTTTCCAACTGTTCCGACGCGCGCCGGGCCTTCGATTCCGGCTTCGGCTTTCATGTGCTCAACATCGGGAATGTCCATTACAGCCCGGGCAAAAGGCAGATTTCCCCAAGTGTGGCCTTGTCCGATGAAGACGAGACCTGTTTGAGGCACCTCAACCGGAAGGGCGTTGAACTGGATTTTCGATGTGTTCCCAATGATCCCATACAGGTGAGGTTCTAG
- a CDS encoding PTS sugar transporter subunit IIC, translated as MVRSGRFFFALFSLFRSALSIGLLERPLVVGFFWGAATGEFTTSLYIAIFFELFWLDLIPAGTYIPPQLTAATFSALTLTTYFGLEQPSRIMPVLFASMPLAWIGTKVEGWLREREQGSYNSLLNWVRNPGTVHLPGVLILRSMTRSLFMSWISFLAAVLVLKQGFEIIFTLYPAIFSRLGVTWAYLWVAASLGGLMALRLKRAYVVLATGIILFSLFLLWPSILAWQPV; from the coding sequence CTGGTTCGCTCTGGTCGCTTTTTTTTTGCCCTCTTCTCCCTCTTTCGATCAGCGCTAAGCATCGGGCTTCTTGAACGCCCTCTGGTGGTGGGTTTCTTCTGGGGCGCCGCTACGGGAGAATTTACCACCAGCCTTTATATCGCCATTTTCTTTGAACTGTTCTGGCTCGACCTGATTCCCGCAGGCACCTACATCCCCCCGCAACTCACTGCCGCGACGTTTTCCGCCCTGACTCTGACCACCTACTTCGGCCTGGAGCAACCGTCCCGAATAATGCCGGTGCTTTTTGCCAGTATGCCTTTGGCCTGGATTGGCACCAAGGTGGAAGGATGGTTGCGCGAAAGAGAGCAGGGCAGCTACAACTCGCTGTTGAATTGGGTTCGCAATCCCGGCACCGTCCATCTTCCAGGCGTACTCATTTTGCGTTCCATGACAAGAAGCCTGTTCATGAGCTGGATTTCTTTTCTGGCGGCGGTTCTCGTTCTCAAGCAGGGGTTTGAGATCATCTTCACATTGTATCCGGCGATTTTTTCCCGGCTCGGTGTTACCTGGGCCTACCTTTGGGTGGCCGCGTCCCTCGGGGGACTAATGGCACTGCGGCTGAAACGGGCATATGTCGTTCTTGCGACGGGTATAATTCTTTTCTCGCTTTTCTTGCTTTGGCCCTCCATTTTAGCTTGGCAGCCGGTATAG
- a CDS encoding manganese-dependent inorganic pyrophosphatase, producing MAILVVGHKNPDTDTVASAIGAADLYSKRGMEAKAVTQGEIAPESAFVLEKFGFAAPEIVTDATDQKIILVDHTDISQTIDNLDKGELLAVVDHHKLGDVTTPGPLEMWVWPVGCSATVLKSMYDFYNVEIPANIAGIMLCAILSDTVMFKSVTCTDADKAAVEALAKIAGVDDVMALGMEMFKVKSAVDGASASELVFRDYKDFDMSGNKVGIGQLEVVDLSMLDAHKAALQAEIEKVKAEGRHSVFLLLTDIMKEGSEMLIASDDPAVVEKAFGIATKGEPVWLDGVMSRKKQVAPNFIKAFEA from the coding sequence ATGGCTATTTTGGTTGTTGGACACAAGAATCCCGATACCGACACCGTTGCTTCCGCGATCGGTGCCGCCGACCTGTACAGCAAACGTGGCATGGAGGCCAAGGCCGTCACTCAGGGCGAAATCGCTCCCGAAAGCGCATTCGTGCTTGAGAAGTTCGGCTTCGCTGCTCCCGAGATCGTCACCGACGCCACCGACCAGAAGATTATCCTGGTCGACCACACCGACATTTCCCAGACCATCGACAACCTGGACAAGGGTGAACTCCTGGCCGTCGTCGACCACCACAAGCTGGGCGACGTCACCACCCCCGGTCCGCTGGAAATGTGGGTCTGGCCCGTGGGCTGTTCCGCCACTGTTTTGAAGTCCATGTATGACTTCTACAACGTGGAGATTCCGGCCAACATCGCCGGCATTATGCTGTGCGCCATCCTGAGCGACACCGTCATGTTCAAGTCCGTTACCTGTACCGACGCCGACAAGGCCGCCGTCGAAGCTCTGGCCAAGATCGCCGGTGTTGACGACGTTATGGCTCTCGGCATGGAGATGTTCAAAGTCAAGTCCGCCGTTGACGGTGCTTCCGCCAGCGAGCTGGTCTTCCGTGATTACAAGGACTTCGATATGTCCGGCAACAAGGTTGGCATCGGCCAGTTGGAAGTCGTGGACCTGTCCATGCTCGACGCCCACAAGGCCGCCCTGCAGGCCGAGATCGAGAAGGTCAAGGCTGAAGGCCGTCACTCCGTCTTCCTGCTCCTGACCGACATCATGAAGGAAGGTTCCGAGATGCTCATCGCCTCCGACGACCCCGCGGTTGTCGAGAAGGCCTTCGGCATCGCCACCAAGGGCGAGCCCGTCTGGTTGGACGGCGTCATGAGCCGCAAGAAGCAGGTCGCCCCCAACTTCATCAAGGCTTTCGAAGCCTAA
- the dapA gene encoding 4-hydroxy-tetrahydrodipicolinate synthase, with product MELRGAFTALSTPFKDGEVDEPTYRDFIEWQIEQGIDGLVPCGTTGEAATMSHEEQGRVIKICVDQTKGRVPVIAGAGSNSTKEAIELTKMAKDAGADAALQITPYYNKPTPGGLVAHFKAIAEAASMPLVIYNVPGRTGLNCLPSTLKMIKDAVPEAIAVKEATGNLCQGAEVVELCGRDFKLLSGDDFTVLPLLAVGGVGVISVVSNIMPKAMSDMCSAFFDKDHEKALELSLKMAPVNRAMFMETNPIPVKTALAMMGIFKDAQFRLPIVPLLDENKPKLEAVLKTAGLL from the coding sequence ATGGAATTAAGAGGAGCTTTTACAGCTCTCTCGACGCCCTTCAAGGATGGCGAAGTCGACGAACCGACCTATCGCGATTTCATTGAATGGCAGATCGAGCAGGGTATTGACGGCCTGGTGCCTTGCGGCACCACGGGAGAAGCGGCGACCATGTCCCACGAGGAACAGGGACGGGTCATCAAGATTTGCGTCGACCAGACCAAAGGCCGCGTTCCCGTTATCGCCGGAGCCGGATCCAACTCCACCAAGGAAGCCATTGAGCTGACCAAGATGGCCAAGGATGCCGGAGCCGACGCTGCCCTGCAGATCACCCCCTACTACAACAAGCCCACCCCCGGCGGCTTGGTGGCTCACTTCAAAGCCATTGCCGAAGCAGCTTCCATGCCCTTGGTCATCTACAATGTTCCCGGCCGGACCGGCCTGAACTGCCTGCCGTCCACCCTCAAGATGATCAAGGACGCGGTTCCCGAAGCCATCGCCGTCAAGGAAGCGACCGGCAATCTCTGTCAGGGAGCCGAAGTGGTCGAGCTCTGCGGACGCGACTTCAAGTTGCTGTCCGGCGACGACTTCACGGTCCTGCCCCTGCTGGCCGTGGGCGGCGTCGGAGTCATCTCCGTCGTCTCCAACATCATGCCCAAGGCCATGAGCGACATGTGCAGCGCTTTTTTTGATAAGGACCACGAAAAGGCCCTTGAGTTGAGCCTCAAGATGGCTCCGGTCAACCGCGCCATGTTCATGGAGACCAATCCCATCCCGGTCAAGACAGCCTTGGCCATGATGGGCATTTTCAAGGACGCCCAGTTCCGTCTGCCTATCGTTCCCCTGCTGGACGAGAACAAACCCAAACTGGAAGCCGTGCTGAAAACTGCCGGTCTTTTGTGA
- a CDS encoding UshA-like (seleno)protein family 2, which yields MRRLSYCLFLAALILVCGDARAQGSVLTILYSANTYGAVRPCPTUGGKTLGGVARRATYFMDVRRTDAPRLLVSGAWEFLRPTGDPEPGQTLAALNEAFNVMRYDVGLLSAREAEALRKDDVPLPSWRKSAEQEAFTVVTIQDGRKIGFLRFPSLPNGTDDEVPQDLVTRLSKQIRENRSKVDLLIALTDWGWVAENAYLKSNPEYVPDMLFGSGNGSGINGRVLADGRCLWVRPYDKGRSISEVNVLQWPKRENSFAWDEAKNYTSASVGMNDAIKDNPDINALFE from the coding sequence ATGCGACGACTTTCATACTGCCTTTTTCTGGCAGCTCTGATCCTTGTGTGCGGCGACGCCCGCGCGCAGGGTTCTGTTCTGACCATCCTTTATTCGGCGAATACGTATGGCGCGGTGCGGCCATGCCCCACTTGAGGCGGTAAAACCCTCGGAGGGGTGGCCCGTCGGGCCACGTATTTTATGGACGTTCGCCGCACCGACGCCCCAAGACTGCTGGTTTCCGGAGCTTGGGAATTCCTGCGCCCGACAGGTGATCCGGAACCCGGCCAAACCTTGGCGGCTCTGAACGAGGCGTTCAACGTCATGCGCTATGACGTCGGCCTGCTCTCCGCCAGGGAAGCCGAGGCTCTTCGAAAAGACGACGTTCCACTTCCATCCTGGAGAAAGAGCGCCGAGCAAGAGGCCTTCACCGTGGTGACGATACAGGACGGCCGCAAAATCGGCTTCCTGCGTTTCCCTTCCCTGCCCAATGGGACCGATGATGAAGTTCCGCAAGACCTTGTGACCCGTCTCTCGAAGCAAATACGAGAGAATCGTAGCAAGGTGGATTTGCTCATCGCCCTGACTGACTGGGGCTGGGTTGCGGAAAACGCCTATCTCAAATCAAATCCCGAGTACGTGCCGGACATGCTTTTCGGCAGCGGAAACGGATCGGGCATCAACGGACGGGTGCTGGCAGATGGCCGCTGTCTGTGGGTCCGGCCCTATGATAAGGGGCGCAGCATATCCGAAGTCAATGTCCTGCAATGGCCGAAAAGAGAAAATTCATTTGCGTGGGATGAAGCGAAGAATTATACATCGGCTTCCGTAGGCATGAACGACGCAATCAAGGACAATCCGGACATTAACGCCCTCTTCGAATAG
- a CDS encoding HU family DNA-binding protein, with protein sequence MNKSELIKALSEQKKMHVDEATKVVGAFVDSVKEALLRGDRVEIRGFGSFKIKDYEGYTGRNPKTGTVVSVKPKKLPFFRPGKELKEYINQ encoded by the coding sequence ATGAATAAGAGCGAATTGATCAAGGCTCTGTCGGAACAGAAGAAAATGCACGTTGACGAGGCCACCAAAGTGGTTGGCGCCTTCGTGGACTCGGTCAAGGAAGCCCTGCTTCGCGGCGACCGTGTGGAGATTCGCGGTTTTGGCAGCTTCAAGATCAAGGACTACGAAGGGTACACTGGACGCAATCCCAAGACCGGGACCGTCGTATCGGTCAAGCCCAAAAAGCTTCCTTTCTTCCGTCCCGGCAAAGAGCTGAAGGAATATATCAACCAGTAG
- a CDS encoding MinD/ParA family protein, with the protein MNNNKTLSLSIMSGKGGVGKTNIVLNLGYALHAMKITSLLMDCDLGLANLDVLLGISPDRNLHDLLQTGVDAEDVLVSIENGFDMLPATSGVPELVEMDEDLQDILFKKLITLAGEYDFLMLDLGAGISHTVLSLASLTQLRVVVVTPEPTSLTDSYAMIKVLTTQHDVKDFLVLINQATSAKEAKQTFDRLDAACRNFLHIELRSLGFVHQDRTLVEAVRHQTPLLKFAPQTTASKDIVGIAKKLLRYREDNLKRIAGRPILKNFPSE; encoded by the coding sequence ATGAACAACAACAAAACACTCAGCCTTTCGATCATGAGCGGCAAGGGCGGCGTTGGCAAAACCAATATAGTTCTCAATCTGGGTTATGCCCTGCACGCCATGAAAATCACGTCCCTGCTCATGGACTGCGACCTCGGGCTGGCCAATCTTGATGTCCTGCTCGGCATATCCCCCGACCGCAACCTGCATGACCTGCTGCAAACCGGGGTGGACGCCGAAGATGTCCTGGTCTCCATCGAAAACGGCTTCGACATGCTCCCCGCAACCAGCGGCGTCCCCGAGTTGGTTGAAATGGATGAAGACCTCCAGGATATCCTATTCAAGAAACTCATCACCCTGGCAGGCGAATACGACTTTCTCATGCTTGATCTCGGAGCGGGCATCAGCCACACCGTACTTTCCCTGGCCTCGCTGACCCAACTACGCGTGGTGGTCGTCACTCCGGAACCGACCTCGCTGACAGACAGCTACGCCATGATTAAAGTACTGACCACCCAGCACGACGTGAAAGATTTCCTGGTGCTCATCAACCAGGCCACCAGCGCCAAGGAGGCCAAGCAAACCTTTGATAGGCTTGACGCGGCCTGCCGCAATTTCCTGCACATCGAGCTGCGCAGCCTCGGCTTCGTGCATCAAGATCGAACCCTGGTCGAGGCCGTTCGCCACCAGACCCCGCTCCTTAAATTCGCCCCGCAGACTACTGCCAGCAAGGATATCGTCGGCATCGCCAAGAAGCTTCTTCGCTACCGTGAAGACAACCTGAAACGCATCGCCGGACGGCCCATTTTAAAAAATTTTCCCTCTGAATGA